AACTCAATACGTTGAAAATATACAGAAGAGACTTATGGAACAATACCCAAAAAGTCTCTTTTTATAATCTGTATATATTTTTTAGTTTACCCAAATATATTTAATAATACCCCTGCTGCAACTGCTGACCCTATTACTCCTGCAACATTTGGTCCCATTGCATGCATTAATAAAAAGTTTGCAGGATTTTCTTCTTGACCAACTTTTTGTACTACTC
Above is a window of Fusobacterium sp. IOR10 DNA encoding:
- a CDS encoding sodium ion-translocating decarboxylase subunit beta yields the protein VVQKVGQEENPANFLLMHAMGPNVAGVIGSAVAAGVLLNIFG